Proteins encoded in a region of the Arvicanthis niloticus isolate mArvNil1 chromosome 16, mArvNil1.pat.X, whole genome shotgun sequence genome:
- the Abhd13 gene encoding protein ABHD13: MEKSWMLWSFIERWLLALASWSWALCRISLLPLIVTFHLYGGIVLLLLIFVSIAGILYKFQDVLLYFPEQPSSSRLYVPMPTGIPHENIFIRTKDGVRLNLILVRYTGDNSPYCPTIIYFHGNAGNIGHRLPNALLMLVNLKVNLVLVDYRGYGKSEGEASEEGLYLDSEAVLDYVMTRPDLDKTKVFLFGRSLGGAVAIHLASENSHRISAIMVENTFLSIPHMASTLFSFFPMRYLPLWCYKNKFLSYRKISQCRMPSLFISGLSDQLIPPVMMKQLYELSPSRTKRLAIFPDGTHNDTWQCQGYFTALEQFIKEVIKSHSPEDMTKTSSNVTII, encoded by the coding sequence ATGGAAAAATCCTGGATGCTGTGGAGCTTCATTGAAAGATGGCTACTGGCCTTGGCGTCCTGGTCTTGGGCTCTCTGCCGCATCTCTCTGTTACCTTTAATAGTGACTTTTCATTTGTACGGAGGGATTGTCTTACTTTTGTTAATATTTGTGTCAATTGCAGGTATCTTATATAAATTCCAAGATGTCTTGCTCTACTTTCCAGAACAGCCATCTTCTTCCCGCCTTTATGTTCCCATGCCCACGGGTATTCCCCACGAAAACATTTTCATCAGAACCAAAGATGGAGTGCGTCTGAATCTGATCTTGGTGAGATACACTGGAGACAATTCCCCCTATTGCCCAACcataatttattttcatggaaATGCAGGCAACATAGGCCACAGGTTACCGAACGCACTGCTTATGCTGGTAAACCTCAAAGTGAATCTTGTGCTTGTTGATTACCGGGGGTATGGAAAAAGTGAAGGAGAAGCCAGTGAAGAAGGACTGTATTTGGATTCTGAAGCCGTGCTAGACTATGTGATGACTAGACCTGACCTCGATAAAACCAAGGTTTTCCTTTTTGGCCGCTCCCTGGGAGGAGCAGTGGCCATTCACTTGGCTTCTGAGAATTCTCATAGGATCTCAGCCATCATGGTGGAGAACACGTTCCTAAGCATACCACACATGGCCAGCACTCTGTTTTCATTCTTCCCAATGCGTTACCTTCCTTTATGGTGCTATAAAAACAAGTTTCTGTCCTACAGAAAGATCTCCCAGTGcaggatgccttctctcttcatctctggCCTCTCTGACCAGTTGATTCCACCTGTGATGATGAAACAGCTCTACGAGCTCTCCCCATCCCGGACTAAGAGATTAGCCATTTTCCCAGATGGGACACACAACGACACATGGCAGTGCCAAGGCTACTTCACCGCTCTAGAACAATTTATCAAGGAGGTGATCAAAAGTCATTCTCCCGAAGACATGACAAAAACATCATCCAATGTCACCATCATCTGA